ATCTCGGCCCTCGGCCGTTCTTGAGCGTTTTTTGACCGGGGGTGCGAGCCGGGCGCTAGGCAAGAAATCTTGCCTAGCGCCCGGCTGTATATGTCGTTATACAGTAGTCAGCTCACCGAAATGTCGTCGGCGTAGATCGGGCTCTGGCCGTACCAGCCGTGGACGTACACCGTCACCGCGCCGGACGCGCCGGTCGTGAACGGGATCGTCAGCTTGGTCCAGCTGGAGTTCGCGCTCCACGAGCTGGCCGTCGCTCCCCCGCGGACGCCGGCGTAGGCGTATCCGCCCTGGACCCACGCCGTCAGCGTGTACGCGTGGTTCGGCGCGAGCGTCAGGTTCTGGGCCGCTTCCCCGGTGGTCGACGCCGTCGGCGAAACCTGCAGTGCGTGGCTGCCGGAGTGCACCGGCGAGGACACGATCGTCCCGCCGCTCCACGGGCTGAGCGCACCGGTTTCGAAGTTGCCGTTGACGACGCTTCCGGTCGGGCTGGTTCCGTTGACCGTCAGCGTGTACGTCGCGGTGTGGCTGCCGCCGCCCGCGACCGAGCCGGTGATCGTCAGCGGGTAGACGCCGGGCTGCGTGGCCGCGGTCGTGGTGATCGACAGGTTCGCGCTCTCCCCCGCCTTGACCGTGGCCGGGCTGACCGTCGCGGTCACGCCGCCCGGCGCGCCGCTCACCGACAGCGAAACCTGTTGCGCCGTACCGGAAGTCACCGCGGTGGTCACCTTGCCGGTCGCCGAACCGCCCGGGTCGACCGAGGCCGAGGCCGGGCTGGCCGTCACCGAGAAGTCGTCGCCCGGCACCGGGGTCCCGCCGGTGAACGGGGCGAACGTGTGGCTGAAGTACCACTTGTCCTGCGGGATGCCGGAACAGGTGTCCTGCGCGCCGGTGCCCGGGCAGCTGCCGTTGTCGCGCTGGAGCGCCCAGAACGACAGCAGGTTGATGCCCTTGGACACGGCCCAGTTGTAGACCGTGACCGCGTCCGCGGTGGTGAACGTTTCGGCCGCGCCGAAGTCGTCGATGCCCGGCATCTCGGTGATGCCGACCATCCCCCACAACTGTTGCTGCGTCTTGTCCGGGTACAGCGACGCCAGCTGCGACACCAGCCCGGCCGCGGCGGTCTGGGTGTCCTGGGCCATGTTGTGAGTGGCGTTGTCGTAGTAGTCGAAGGTCATCAGGTTGACCACGTCGACCTTGGTCCCGTTGGAAACGGCGTTCTGCAGCACGCCCAGCGCGCTGGTGAGACCGCTCGTGGTGGTCGGCAGCGTGTACGAGATCTGCAGCTGGCGCCCGTTGGCCGCGGCCCAGTCCTGGACCTTCTTGATCGCCTTGTTGCGGCGGTCGATGCCCGCGGAGTTGGTCAGCGAGTTGTCCTCGATGTCCATGTCCAGGCGCGGCACGTCGTAGGTGGTGATCAGCGATTCGTACGCGGCCGCGATCTGGTCGACGTTCGTGCAGCTGTCGGCGATTTCGGTGGCGTTGTGGTCCGCGGTGTAGCCGCCGAACGACGGGATCACGTCGCCGCTGCGCGAGCGGATCGTGCGGAAGTCCGCGCCGAACGTCGCGTCCGACACCGGCATGCTGGCGTCGCCGTTCCACAGGACGGTGCACGAACCCGAGGAGGCGGTTTGCAGGAACGCCATCGTCAGGTGCTTGACGCCGGCCTCCTGGGCCATCGCGGCCGGGCTCTGGCCGTTCCAGGATTCGAAGTAGGGCGCGAACACGTGGTTCGGCAGCGGGGTCGCGGCGTGCGCGGGCGCCGCGGTGGCGACCAGCACGCCGAGCGGAGCCGCGGCTGCGGCCAGGACGGCGGACAATCGTGACAAGTGACTTCTTCGTCGCATGCGGGCTCCAGTGCCGAAAAAGGGGCCGTGCGGCGGCGGCGCACGGCCGGAACCTTCTCAGAATTGGACTGGACCAGTCACCCGTCAAGGTCTAGACCACTAATGCGGCCGAACGGCCGGGTCGGATCGTCGGGCGCCACTGGGGCTCGGTGGTCCGCTGCCGGACCACCGAGCCCCAGTGGGTCAGCCCACCTGCTGCTTCGCCGCGGCCGGCGCGCCGAGCGAGAGCTTCGTCGACCGCGTGGTCAGCGAAATCGCCGCCGCGGCGAGCGTCGACACCGCCAGGAAGCCGAACGCCGCGGCGAACCCGAACCGGTCCGCGAGCCAGCCCATCACCAGCGGCGCGAGCACGCCGGCGAGCTGGCCGCCGGTGTTCACCAGGCCCATCCCCGCGCCGACCAGATCGCGCGGCAGCACCCGCAGCGGCAGGCCGACGATGCCGATCGACGCGAGCCCGCTGATGAACATCGCGAGCGTCTGCAGCACGGTGAACCCGGTCGCCGAATCCGACAGCAGCATCGCGACGAGCACCCCGGCCGCGGCGACGAGCGCGGGCACCACGAGCCAGCGCGGCCGCTGGTCGAAGTACCGGCTCATCAGCCAGCCGCCGAGCAGCACCGCCGCCGCGCTGACCAGCTGCGGGATCGCCGCCGAGATCCCCGCCGCGACCAGCGACAGCCCCTTGGTCTCGACCAGGTACGACGGGACCCAGGTGATCATCCCGTAGGCCAGCATGTTGAAGCAGGCGAACATCGCCGCGCAGCGGATCACCAGCCGGTTCCGCAGCACCTGCGACACCGGCACCTTCACCGGGGCGACCCGCGCCTCGGGTTCGGTCAGCTCGCGCGGCAGCGCCGCGGGCAGCAGCCGCCACAACGCCAGCCCGACGACCAGCCCGGCCACCGCGACGATCCAGAACGTGTGCCGCCAGCCCGCGGCGACCACGAGCGGCGCGACCAGCAGCGGCCCGAGCCCGGCCCCGACCGAGTTCGACGCGAGCAGCAGCCCGGCGCCGCGGCTGCGGCCTTCCTGCGTGGTGCGCTCGGCCAGCGCCTTGAACGCCGCTCCGGGGAACAACGCCTGCGCGAACCCGAACGCCGCGCGCAGCACCAGCAGCACGACCAGCCCGGGCGCGAACCCGGTGGCGGCGGTGAACACCGACCAGGCCACCAGCGAAATCACCAGCAACGGCCGCGCGCCCACCCGGTCCGCGAGCAGGCCGCCGGGCATCTGCCCGACCAGATAGGCGATCGCGAACGCGGAAACGACCAGTCCCTGCGTGGTTTTCGACAGCCCGAACTCCGCGCCGATCAGCGGCAGCGCGACCGCGATCATGACCCGGTCGATGTAGTCGATGATGAAGACGCCGACCAGCAGCGCCAACGTGGTCCGTTCGGTCCGCCGCACGACCGGGGCGGAACTCGGAATGCTCACCGTCGGATCCTCCTTGATTCGGCGACGCCGCATTGTGCGGTCATGCACCCCCTCCTCGGCTTCGTCGGATCCACCGACAGTCGGGCCCCGGATTCAGCCGATCCGACGAAGAAGCGCTTCCGCGCAGGTCAGCGGCACGCTCCAGGCGGATCGACGGATCGGCTCCGGGACGCATCGGAGTTCTCTGCGCTGGCAAAGCCGACAACCGCGAGCACAAAGGACTGTGGGCCTGGCCGAGGGACGCCCGGACGCGCTGCTCGGCGGCCGCTACCGGCTGAGCACCGAACTCGGGTCGCGTGGTTTCGGCCGCGTGTGGCGTGCCCGCGATGAAACTCTCGGCGTCGCGCCGGAACGGCTGGAAGGCCGCGGAAACGGCGCGGTCAGCGACCTGTTCTCCCTCGGCGCGACGCTCTACCACGCCGTCGAAGGCGTCTCGCCGTTCGGCCGCGACCGCGCCGAGGCGACCATGGCCGCTGTTCTGCGCATCGTCGCCGGGAGCTGCGTTACCGTGCTCGGCGCGGTGCTGGCCGTCGTCGTCACGATGGTCGCGTTCGCGGTCCTGCTCGCGCTGCAGCTGTCGAACATCGCGATCGGTAGACGCAATACGGCGGGGCCGGTCGCCCCAGCCCCGCCGTATAGGTCGTTATACACTCACGTTACGCGCCCGCGAGCCCCCGGCGCTTCAGCAGCGGCTCGATCTCCGGCGCGCGGCCGCGGAAGGTCGCGAACGCCTCCATCGGGTCGACGCTGCCGCCGCGGCCCAGCAGGGTGGACCGGAAGTGGTCGCCGTTCTCCCGCTTGAGTCCGCCGTTCTCGGTGAACCACTCGACGGTGTCCGCGTCGAGCACCTCGCTCCAGATGTAGGAGTAGTACCCGGCGCTGTAGCCGCCGGAGAAGACGTGGTTGAAGTACGTCGTCCGGTAGCGCGGCGGGACGCTTTCCAGTGCCACGCCCGCCTTTTCCAGCGCCTCGGCCTCGAACCGCTGCACGTCCTCCACCCGGTCGTCCGGGCCGAGGCGGTGCCACGCGAGGTCGAGCAGCGCCGCGGCGAGGTACTCGGTCGTGCGGAAGCCCTCCCCGTACTGCTGCGCGGCCTCCAGCAGCTCGACCTGCCCGGCGGGAAGCGGCTCCCCCGTCTCGTGGTGCTTGGCGTAGTTGGCCAGGATTTCCGGCCACAGCATCCACATCTCGTTGACCTGCGACGGGTACTCGACGAAGTCGCGCGGCACGTTGGTGCCGGTGAACGTCGGGAACTCGACCGAGGACAGCAGCGAGTGCAGCGCGTGCCCGAACTCGTGGAACGCGGTGCGCACCTCGTCGAGCGAGAGCAGGGTCGGCTCCCCCTCGCGCGGCTTGGTCACGTTCAGCACGTTGACCACGACCGTGCGCCGCCCGAGCAGCCGCGACTGGTCCACGAAGTTGTTCATCCACGCGCCGCCGCGCTTGGAATCGCGGGTGTAGTAGTCCATCAGGAACAGGCCGAGCCCGCTGCCGTCGGCGTCGAAGACCTCGAAGATCCGCACCTGCGGGTGGTACTTCGGCAGGTCGTGCCGTTCGGTGAAAGTCAAGCCGTACAACCGGTTCGCGGCCGTGAACACGCCGTCGTGCAGCACCCGGTCCAGCTCGAAGTACGGCCGCAGCGCCGCGGTGTCCAGCTGGAACCGCTCGCGCTCCACCTTCGAGGCGTAGAAGGCCCAGTCCCACGGCTGCAGCGTCGCGCCCGGCACGTCGGCTTCCAGCAGCTTCTGCAGTTCCGCGGCCTCGGTGCGCGCGTTCGCGACCGCCACCGGAGCGAGCCGCTCCAGCAGCCCGCCGGCCGCCTCGACGGTCTTGGCCGTCTCGTCCGCGATCACGTACGCCGCGTGGTTCGGGTAGCCCAGCAGCGCGGCCCGCTCGGCGCGCAGCCGGGTGATCTCCTCGACGATCGCGTTGTTGTCGTAGGCGTTTCCGCGGTTGCCGCGCGAGACCGAAGCGGTGAAGACGCGCTCGCGCACCGCGCGGTTTTCCAGCGACGCCACGGCCGCCTGCGCGGTGGGCAGCGTCAGGGTCAGCACGTACTTGCCTTCGAGACCGCGCTCGGCCGCCGTCTGCGCCGCCGCCGCGATCGCGCTTTCGCCCAGCCCGGCCAGTTCCGCGGCGTCGTCGAGCACGACCGCGAGATCGTTGGTGTCCCGCAGCAGGTTCTGCGAAAAACGGGTCTGCAGCGTCGAAAGCTGCTCGTTCAGCGCGCGCAGCTTCGCCTGGTCCTCCTCGGGCAGCCCGGCGCCCGCGCGGCTGAAGTCGGTGTACCGGCGCTCCAGCAGCCGCAGTTCCTCCGGGTTCAGGCCCAGCTCCGCGCGCTTGCGGTACAGCGCGTCGATGCGGGCGAACAGCCGGGGGTTCAGGTGGATCGCGTCGGCGTGCGCGGCCAGCTTCGGGGCCAGCTCGGCCTGGATCTCCTGGATCTCGTCGGTCGCGTTCGAGCCCGAGATGTTGAAGAACGTGCCGGACACCCGGGTCAGCAGCGCGCCGGCCCGCTCGAGCGCCGCGATCGTGTTCTCGAAGGTCGGCTCGGCCGGGTCGTCGGCGATCCGCTCCACGTCGGCGGCGTGCTCGGCGAGGCCGGCTTCGAAGGCGGGCCGGTAGTGCTCGTCGGCGATCCGGTCGAACGGCGGCAGCTCGTACGGCAGGTCGCTGGGGACGGCGAACGGGTTGTCCGGGGAAATCATTCGGGTTTGCGCTCCTGGTTCTCCACAGGGTTCTCCGCGTGGTTCCGCCCACCCTACGGGGTCGGGCATCCGACGGAAGGACTGTCGATCGTCAGCGGCCCGTGCTTCCGCCCACGACGGCGTCGCTCGAAGCCTTCTTGCCCCGGCCGCGTTTCTTCGGCGGCGGCGGCACGATCCCGGCCAGGTCGCCGCCGTGCTCGTTCACCCGGAGCACGAACGGCCGCGTTTCGGTGTAGCGCACGACCGACACCGCGGCCGGGTCGACGACGATCCGCTGGAACGCGTCCAGATGCTGGCCCAGCGCGTCGGCCAGGATCGACTTGATCACGTCGCCGTGGCTGCACACGACCCACACCGCGTGGTCGCCGTGCTCGGCGGTGATCCGGGCGTCGTGCGCGCGGATCGCGGCCACCGCGCGCGCCTGCATCTCGGCGAGCCCTTCCCCGCCCGGGAAGACCGCCGCCGACGGATGCGCCTGCACGACGCGCCACAGCGGTTCCTTCACCAGGTTCTTGAGCTCCCGGCCGGTCCACTCCCCGTAGTCCACTTCGGACAGCCGGGGTTCGACGACCTTCGTCAGCCCCTGCGCGGCGGCCAGCGGCGCGACGGTCTGCTTGCAGCGCAGCATCGGCGACACCACCAGCCCGGCGACCGGCACCCCGGCGAACCGCTCGACGAGCGCGTCGGCCTGGGCCCGGCCGGTGTCGTCCAGCCCGACCTTCGGGGTGCGCCCGGCCAGGACGCCCGAACCGTTGGCGGTGGACTTCCCGTGCCGGAGCAAGATGACCGTACTCACGACGCCACCCTAACCGGTGATCCGCCGGTTCAGCCGCCCGCGGGTCCCGCGTTCGGGTCGAGCACGCCGCCGAAGACCAGGCCGAACAGCACCACGCCGAGCACCACGCGGTAGATCACGAACGGCACGAAGCTGCGCTTCTTGATGTAGGCCATGAGCCACGCGATCACCAGGTAGCCGACGCCGAAGGCGACCAGCGTGGCCAGGATCGTCGGCCCCCACTGCGCGTTCTCGCCGTTCTTGCCGATGTCGGTCAGCTTGTACAGCCCCGAGCCGAACACCGCGGGCACCGCGAGCAGGAACGAGTACTCCGCGGCTTCCGAGCGGGTGTAACCCATGAGCAGGCCGGCGCTCGTCGTGCCGCCCGAGCGCGAAACGCCCGGGATCAGCGCGAGCGCCTGCGCGAAGCCGTAGGCCAGGCCGTGCGGCACGTTCAGGTGGTCGAGCGTCCGCTGCTGCTTCGCGGTCCGGTCGGCGAACAGCAGGATCAGGCCGAACACGATCAGCGTCGTCGCGGTGATCCGCAGATCGCGGAACGCCCGGTCGATCTCGTCCTGCAGCAGCAGGCCGAGCACGACGATCGGCAGCGAGCCGACGATGATCAGCCAGCCCAGCCGAGCGTCCGGGTCGCGCCGCCAGTCCGGGCGGTACAGGGAAAAGAACCAGGCGCGCAGGATCCGGCCGATCTTCGGTCCGAAGTAGAGGATCACCGCCAGCTCGGTGCCGATCTGGGTCACCGCGGTGAACGCCGCGCCCGGATCGCCCCAGCCCGCCAGCGCCGCGACGATCCGCACGTGCGCGCTCGAGGAGATCGGCAGGAACTCCGTGAGCCCCTGCACCAGCCCCAGGACCAGGGCCTCGAACCATCCCATCAGGCCGCTCCCGCCGGTTCGCCCGCCCGCTCGGGGCGCAGTCCGATTCGCACGATCGGGAACCTATCGGGTGGTTCCTGAGAACTCCCGCGAGGGCGCCGGTGCGACACGAGGTCACCTTCGTCCGGTCCAGGGGGCTGCGCCCACTAGGCTCGGCGGTCGTGGAAAAGCGACAGCTCGGCCGGTCGGGACTGCGGATATCGCGGATGGCCCTCGGCACCATGACGTGGGGCGGCGACACCGATCCGGACGAGGCGGCCAGCCAGCTGGTCGCGTTCGTCGACGCGGGCGGCACCCTCGTGGACACCGCCGACCTCTACGCCGGCGGCGAGGCCGAGCGGATGCTCGGCGAACTGCTGTCGGACCTGGTGCCGCGCGAGGACGTCGTGCTGGCCACCAAGACGGTCGCCCGGCGCACCGACGGCCCGTTCGGCGGCGGCGCTTCGCGCGGTGCGCTGCTGTCCGCGCTCGACGGGTCGCTGCGCCGCCTTCGCACCGACCACATCGATCTGTGGCAGCTGCACGCGTGGGACGAGTGCGTGCCGATCGAGGAGACGCTGTCCGCGCTCGACTACGCGGTGACGAGCGGCAAGGTCCGTTACGTCGGCGTCTCCAACTACGCGGGCTGGCAGCTCGCCACCGCCGCTTCTCTCGCCACGACGCCGATCGTGTCCGGGCAGTTCGAATACTCGTTGCTGGAACGCGGCATCGAACGCGAGGTCGTCCCGGCCGCGGCGCACCACGGGATCGGCCTCCTGCCGTGGGCTCCGCTCGGCCGCGGCGTCCTCACCGGGAAGTACCGCACCGGCACGCCCGCGGATTCGCGCGGCGCGTCCGCCGAGTACGCCGGATACGTCGAGCACCACCGCACCGAACGCGCCGCGCGGATCGTGCAGGCGGTCGTGACCGCCGCCGAGGGTCTCGGCACGTCGCCGCTCGCGGTGGCGCTGGCCTGGGTCCGGGACCGGCCCGGAGTGGCCGCGCCGGTCGTCGGCGCGCGCGACACCGGCCAGCTCACCGGGTCGCTCGCCGCCGAGGACCTCACGCTGCCGCCCGCCATCCGCAGCGCGCTGGACGACGTCAGCGGCGTCGAATTCGGCTATCCGGAACGGGGCACCCGATGAGCCGCAGGTGTCGGGTCGGTGACACGGGCGTGACGGTCAGGCGATCCTGGAGGATGCTGGAGGGACCCGCTCGCCGGAGCTTGGCTGGAGGTTTCAAGGTGCGTCGGCTCACCGCCGCCTCGCGGATCGCGATCCCGCTGGCCGGTGCGCTCGCGCTGTCCGCCTGCTCGTCCTCGGAGCAGCCGAAGGACAACCTGCAGGTCGTGGCCAATCCGACCGCCGCCAAACCGGCCGTCTCCCCCGCCCGCGCGGCGCCTCCCGCCGGGCAGGTGCTGCCGATGCCGGTGGTGTCCGCGATCGCTGCCGACCAGCAGAGCCACACGCTTGTCGTCGCCCTCAAGCAACCGGCTGAGCTGCGGCTTTACGATCTGGCCTCGCTCGGTGCGCCGAAGAAGACCGTCCTGCTGCCCGGTCCGGCGGAATCGCTCAGCGTGTCCGCGGGCCAGGCGCTCGCCGGGATCCCGGACAAGGGCGTGCTCGCGCGCGTGGCGCTGCCGAGCGGGCAGCTGACCGCCGAGAAGGTCGCCGGGCAGCCCGCCGCCGGGGTCGCCGACGGCCCGGACACCCTCGTCGCCGTCCGCGACCGCAAGGCCGTCGAGGTCCTGGCGAACGGCTCGGTCGCGAAGACGATCACCGGCCAGCTCTACAGCGCCGACGACGTGGTCAACACCGGAAACGGCGTCGTGGTCCTCGACCGGCTGCGCACCGCTGTGTTCAGCGTGGACGTGCAGGGCGGGACGATGGACGAAGGCCTGCGCGCGGGCGACGGCGCGGCCAACGCGGTCGCCGACTCGTACGGCCGCGTGCTGGTCACCGACACCCGCGCGGGCGCGCTGCTCGCGTTCTCGACCAATCCGCTGATTCTCCGCCAGCGCTACCCGGTGCCGGGCAGCCCGTACGGCCTCGCCTACGACGCGAAGCGCAGCCTGGCGTGGGTCACCCTGACCGCCCGCAACGAGGTCGTCGGCTACGACGTCCGCGGCGGAGAGCCCGTCGAGAAGTACCGATTCCCGACCGTGCGCCAGCCGGACACGGTGGGCGTCGACGACCAGAGCGGCCGCGTGTTCGTCGGCTCGGCCGCCGGAGAAGGGACCCAGGTGATCCAGCCATGACGACAGTCGACGAGGCGGTGGTCGAAGGGGATTGGGAGTATCGCCGCCTGCGCCTGCCCCCGGCGGTGTCCCGGCGCGCGGCGATGATCCAGCTCTCCATCCACGCGGAGTTCGCGGGCTGGGAACTGCGCACGGTCCGGCTGTACGCCGACGGCACCCGGCGCATCTGGCTGCGCCGCAAGCGCACGGCGGCCGACCATTCGACCGGGCTCGCCACCTGACCTGCTTGACGAGGCGGACGAGCTGAAGCTGTACGCCTTGCTGCGGCATGCCCGCGGCTGGACCAGGATGGCGTGGTGAACGACGTTGCCGAGCTGACCGAGCGGATCTGGCGCAGCGATGCCGCGAGCATGCTGGGCGCGCTCAGCCGCCGGCTCGGCGACTTCGACCGGGCCGAGGAAGCGCTGTCGGAGGCCGTCGCCGAAGCGCTCAAGCGCTGGCCCGGCGAGGGCGTGCCGGCCAGCCCCACCGGATGGCTGGTCACGACCGGCTGGCGCAAGGCCGTCGACCGGCTCCGCCGGGACGCCGTCGGCCGGGAGAAAGCCGCTCGGGCGGCTTCCGAGACACCGCCTGAACCTGGGGTCGACGATCGGCTGGCGATGATTTTCGCTTGCTGCCACCCGGATGTGCCGGAACCGGCGCAGGTCGCGCTCACGCTGTATGCCGCAGGCGGGTTCACCACCGTCGAAATCGCCGCCGCGTTTCTGGTTCCGGTGCCGACGATGGCACAACGGCTTTCGCGAGCCAAGCGGCTGCTGCGGGAACGCGGCATCGGCTTCGAACCGCCGCAGCCGCACGAGTACTCCGATCGGCTGCCCGCCGTGCTCGCGGTCCTGTACTTGGTCTTCAACGAGGGTTATCTCGCCAGCGGAGATTCGGCACAGCGGCAGGAATTGGCGCGCGAGGGTGTCGAACTGGCCCGGCAGCTCGCGGAGTTGCTGCCGCACGAACCGGAAGTCGCCGGGCTCGCCGCGTTGCTGGAGTTGCAGCAGGCGCGCGTCGCCGCACGGTTCGACGCGCAGGGCCGGATCGTGCTGCTGCAACAGCAGGATCGACGGTTGTGGGACCGCCCGGCGATTCACCGCGCGCTGCGGCGGTTGCGCGAGGCGGTGCGGCTCGGCCGGCCCGGGCCGTATCAAACCCGGGCCGGCATTGCCGGGATGAACGCGGTCGCAAGCAGTTTCTCGGACACCGACTGGGCCGGCGTGCGGGCGATGTACGACCGTCTGTACACAGTGGACCCGTCGCCGGTGGTGCTGCTGAACCGGGCGGTGGCCACCCGGTACGCCGTCGGCCCGGCCCTGGCGCTCGACGAGGTCGACGCTCTCGAGGGCCAGCTTTCCGGCTATCACCTCTGGCACGCCGCCCGCGCGGATCTGCTCGCCGCGCTCGACCGGCCCGGCGAGGCGGTGGCTTCGGCGGAACGCGCGCTAGAGCTGGCCACGAACCCGGCCGAGCGCGAGCTGATGACGCGTCGCGTGGCGGAGTTCGCGGAGTAGCCTGCCCGCATGGCCGACGCTCCGCCGCCGCAAACCGTGTTCCCCAACCTCAAGTACGCCGATCCGAAAGCCGCGATCGAATTCCTCGCCGCGGCCTTCGGGTTCGAGTCGCATTTCGTGGCGGACGGAGGGAACGGCGTCGAGCACGCCCAGCTCCGGGCGGGCTCGAGCCTGCTCTTCCTCAGCCGCGACCACGAGGTCGACCGGTACGGCATGCACAGCCCGCTCGCGCTGGGCGGCACCAGCCACGCGTTGTGCGTCTGGGTGCCGGACGACGCGCTCGACGCCCACCAAGCCCGCGCCGAGGCCGCCGGCGCGCGGATCCTCAACCCGGTGCACGATTCCCCGGCCGGAGTCCGCGAATACTCGTGCGCCGATCCCGAGGGCCAGGTCTGGACCTTCAGCAGCTACGCGGGCGAGTGATCGGCTCGCTCACCGGCGTCTGCGGTGTCTGCCGGGCCGGTCCGGGTACCGGACGCGCAACCGCCCGGCCAGCCCGAACAGCACCGCCAGCCCGACCGCGCAGGCCATGACGAACAGCACGTCGAACGGCAGTGCGTCCGCATCCGCGTCCGCCGCGGCAAGGGTTTCCACGATGCCCGCTCGGTCTTCCACCAGATCGACGGCCGTGCCCGGGACGATCTTCGAGGCGACGGACACGTCCTCGTCCAGCAGCGTGCCGTCCGGGCGGGCGAATCGCGCGGTGCACGCGGTACCGGACCGGGCATCGTGGCATTCGGAGGAAAGCGCGGTCGCGGTGTAGCGCTCGCCGTGCACTGAGACATAGCCGACGCAGGTCATCGCGACCGCGACCCCGTACAGGATGGCGAAGGCGACGGTCAGCACCAGCAGCCAGGTCCGCCCGCTGAACCGGAACGTCACCGCGCCCGCCCCGGACGCAACCGCGATGACCACGACCGCGCCGACGCCCCAAGCAGCACTCACCAGCGCCATCCCGGCACCGGC
The nucleotide sequence above comes from Amycolatopsis sp. AA4. Encoded proteins:
- a CDS encoding RNA polymerase sigma factor; its protein translation is MNDVAELTERIWRSDAASMLGALSRRLGDFDRAEEALSEAVAEALKRWPGEGVPASPTGWLVTTGWRKAVDRLRRDAVGREKAARAASETPPEPGVDDRLAMIFACCHPDVPEPAQVALTLYAAGGFTTVEIAAAFLVPVPTMAQRLSRAKRLLRERGIGFEPPQPHEYSDRLPAVLAVLYLVFNEGYLASGDSAQRQELAREGVELARQLAELLPHEPEVAGLAALLELQQARVAARFDAQGRIVLLQQQDRRLWDRPAIHRALRRLREAVRLGRPGPYQTRAGIAGMNAVASSFSDTDWAGVRAMYDRLYTVDPSPVVLLNRAVATRYAVGPALALDEVDALEGQLSGYHLWHAARADLLAALDRPGEAVASAERALELATNPAERELMTRRVAEFAE
- a CDS encoding VOC family protein; this translates as MADAPPPQTVFPNLKYADPKAAIEFLAAAFGFESHFVADGGNGVEHAQLRAGSSLLFLSRDHEVDRYGMHSPLALGGTSHALCVWVPDDALDAHQARAEAAGARILNPVHDSPAGVREYSCADPEGQVWTFSSYAGE